Within Halarchaeum grantii, the genomic segment AACCGAGCTTCGAGCTGTTCGGCACGCATCCGCGCACGGGGGAGGTCATCGAAATCGGGAACTCCGGGCTCTTCCGCCCCGAAGTCCTCGAACCGCTCGGCGTCGACTGCGACGTCATGGCGTGGGGGCTCGCCCTCGAGCGCCTCCTCATGCTCACGCACGGCTTCGAGGACATCCGCGACGTCCACGGGACGCTCGCCGACATCGACTTCCTGCGGGACACGGAGGTGGTCTACTGATGCCCGTCGTCGACGTCGACCCCGACGAGCTCCGCCGTCTCACCGGCCACGAGGAGAAGAGCGACGACGAACTCAAGGACGACCTCTTCGCGCTCGGCCTCGAGTTCGAGGGCGAAACGGAGGACGGGGAGTTCCAACTCGAGTTCGCGCCCGACCGACTCGACCGCCTCAGCGTCGAGGGCGTCGCGCGCTCCCTGCGCTACCAGTACGGCGACGCGTCCGGTGTGTACGTCCCCGAGACGAACGCCGCCGACTGGACCATCGCGGTCGAGGAGTCGGTGCCCGACGAGCGCCCGTACGTCACCGGTGCCGTCGTTCGCGGCGTCGACCTCTCCGGGGGCGCGCTCGAGTCGCTCATCCAACTCCAAGAGAAACTCCACGCGACCATGGGCCGCAAGCGCGCGAAGGGCGCCATCGGTATCCACGACCTCGCGATGCTCAAGGGGCGGTCCGCGCGGGGCGCGGGCGACGGAGCGGCCGAGCCCCGAGACACCGGTGAACCCGCGAACGCGACTCCCGGCACCGACGCCCCCGACGCCACGGCGTCGAACTCGATCACCTACCGGGGCGTCGACCCCGACGGCGACACGTTCGTCCCCCTCGACTCCGACGCCGAACTCACGCCCGCCGAGGTGCTCACCGAGCATCCCACCGGCGAACAGTACGCCGACCTCCTCGACGCCTACGAGCGCTATCCCGCCATCTACGACGACCTCGGCCTGTTCAGCTTCCCGCCGGTCATCAACGGCCGGCGGACCGAAGTCACCGAGAACTCCCGCGACCTCCTCATCGAGCTGACGGGTACCGACCAGTGGACCATCGACCGGATGTGCAACATCATCTGCTACGCGCTCGACGCGCGCGGCGGCACCGTCGAGGACGTCACCGTCTCCTACCCCGACACCGACGTCACCAAGCCCGACCTCGAGGTCGAGGA encodes:
- the pheT gene encoding phenylalanine--tRNA ligase subunit beta: MPVVDVDPDELRRLTGHEEKSDDELKDDLFALGLEFEGETEDGEFQLEFAPDRLDRLSVEGVARSLRYQYGDASGVYVPETNAADWTIAVEESVPDERPYVTGAVVRGVDLSGGALESLIQLQEKLHATMGRKRAKGAIGIHDLAMLKGRSARGAGDGAAEPRDTGEPANATPGTDAPDATASNSITYRGVDPDGDTFVPLDSDAELTPAEVLTEHPTGEQYADLLDAYERYPAIYDDLGLFSFPPVINGRRTEVTENSRDLLIELTGTDQWTIDRMCNIICYALDARGGTVEDVTVSYPDTDVTKPDLEVEEKVVTHERIESTLGVDLTEEEVLDLFGRAGLDAESEVWGEQGIDYVVEIPPYRTDVLHPVDLVDDVGRAYGFNDLVPRYPDVSTVGGRTETSRLERAVRETLVGLGHQDLLNFHLTNEAENYERMRLEPGSDALGGGEPATIAEPYSEDYTIVRTWALPSLVSLLENNTHRAYPQDVAEVGFAAERDDSNTGVAERRTVAGAVVRHDASYEDAKARLQVLARDFDVELETPPTTHPSFIDGRTASVVIDGEPVGVIGELHPEVLVEHDLEVPVAAFEFRLDALAE